The nucleotide window tcaattatttttaaaaattaattcccctgaaattaatcatttccaGGCGGGTGGAATGAAGTCAGACATTTACCCTCAACATTTTCCAAAACATGAACCCCATGTTCAGTGATAATTATCCTGAACAGGTCCGCaaccaataaatttaattcagaTTGTTTTATACCGTTGATCGGCCAATAATTTTCCccaatcacagaattttcctggctcaaatattttcctcagTCTTCCTCCATTATTCATCCTCATCCCCATATTACCCCACGAAATTAATTGCATGGACCTGCTAtacacccccctcccctcagACTCTCCAGGCAGAGAAATAttgcataaaaattacgtaactttGGCTGaggcataatttttattcaaaatttctctccgtccaATTATTCGCTGAATCAACAGTGAAAAATGACGATACCGTACCGTAAAATTTCCCATTTGATTCCCCAATCGGTGAGTGAATATTTCTCGTCGTGTGGGTGTTTTAAACTCATCAACGACTATGAAATTCCATTAACCGTCCCCGAAAGCATAAAACCGTTTTTCAACTCAAATAGGAAGGAAGTAACGGCGAACGGAACTCGAAGAAGACCATGTAGACCAGAGGTGAGTTCACAAGGGCGGAAGGGGGTGTTAAGGTATAGTTACTGGATGTGGGGGGTCTGTACGTAGCAATCTATATAGCGATGGAAACGGAACCGGAACACGGTGGAACAGAAATACGTAGGACGAGACTCCCAACGGCTTCTATACCAAGTTTAAACCCCCGTCGGCAGCTTCAACCCTGATATGGCGGAAGTGCCGCGGTTGCCGGAAGTCACCGAGGAAATGAAAGAGCCCCGTTGCCTCGCCCCCTGCCCCATCCAATACAAATAAACCTCATGCACTTCTCCATTCtccacgtattttttttttaattaaaaaaaccacCCCCCGACGTCGGAAGCTGGAGGATCAATAACCCTCCCAGCGTCATCGAATCATCGGAGAATCGCCAATCAATCCGTGatctaattaaatatttcccttTGTTAGGACGATCCATGAAATTAATCACCAAATCGACGCGACTCAGAGCCCCATGTTGacgtaattaaattgtttattattagtGTTTACGTACGAAGTTGTAAATAAAAGAAACCGAAAGATATTAGAAAGTCCCAACACTTTTtaccgatattttttttgtcacggTCAAGGCAACGGATTCGTTACTCGAAAtcctttcaaataaaaaaaaaggtacaCAAACGCCTGGAGAACAAGCGGAACTGGGGTTCATGTAACTTCCTTTCCTTTCGGATATGCTTCGCTGGCTCCCTTCCTCTCCCACAGATTACACGACAGTGTCTTCGACGACTCGATGCCCTCCACCGGAATGGACACTCACAACAATTGCGATACGAGATCGTTCGAGTTAAAGTATTTAAACCGATTGTCTTTGTCAGATGGGAATATCTTTGTTTTcaggtggtttttttttcgattttgttTGTGGGAGAGCCGAGTCCTCCTGCTAATCACTTCCTTGTCCTTGtcgatcaataaaaaatgtgattaCGCGTTTTCTTCCGCTATTTGTTGTCAGGACGATTATATAGTCAGTGATGTGAGGAAAATGAGGTGGTTTCATACCTTTTTACTGAATGTTTATTAGTAATGTTGAATCTTCAGTGGTTTTTccaaaatacaaatgttttcgAGGTTTGGAATTCGACGAGAAAGTCCTagacgaatatttttaaattattacatCATAATTATGCagcagaaaattatttatttggaatttttttgaatttattggaattCGTGATTTTGAAGGAGATCGATTTTGTTTAGGAAAAAATTGGAGTTCCAGTTTTTTGGTTGTTTCAACAATTTCGGGGATTtgggttggaaaaaaattgttggaaaaataagaaatcTGCGCATAATGTTCTTATGTTAATTATGCAcacccagaatttttttcaatttttttctgacgcAATTTAATTGGTGAATTTCATGGTTGGAAACGGTTTCATCTAAATGTAGttaaaacaaatatttgagCTTCCCACAGCTTTTGTAAACATTTTTCGTAGAATAAAAATCaactggaatttttaaaaaacatgtAGTTGAGTATCTTAACTTcgcattaagaaaaaaaattgctctgCCAAAAAACGAATGTTCACCTCCACTAAATTTTGCCTTAAAATTGTTATTACCTTCGAGGAAATAATCAACGGGGAATCCGTAATCGATACTACTGATTCTTCCGAGAACAAACTCACGATTAGAGCCATCAATATTAATGTTCTTCACCGCAAATCAAAAAGTTATTCCCCAAACAGAAGTtagagcaattttttttacttcaaaaTAGTTGAGACAACAAATGATTCGTTTTTATTAAACTCTGTATTGTCTGTACACATCTCATTTGATGATATGAAATTATcttaataattttgaagggaataaacatattattattatttatcgtttAAATATAGGCAATTAGGCTTcggaataaatatatttttaaaattcacacAAATGTTcgttttatttaaacatttctTGTCTCCGAAAAATGGCccaaaatattctgaaatttATACATTTTGATTGTTCGTTCCTTACTCCCCGACCAAATTCCTCGGTATAAAATTCTCAACATTATCGGAacctaataaataataattagaaacattaaaaatctccataaaaaattcaaaaattgagttcgataaattaaaatttccaaaaataaaatctcaaCTGTAACTCCACTCACTCGCGTCAAGTCTCGATATTAATTCCTCAATATTGCTAAACAATTATTGATGTATTTTCCCGCCAATATTTCAAATCAAATAGTCTCCAAAAGTATCTAAAATTCTCCATTGGCCCTCCATTCCCCCTCCTTCGCCTAAAGGCGGCTTTCAAGCGCTCTCAAGTAGTCCTGAGTCTCCGCCAATCACTTCTCCCCGTCCACTAGACACTCAGCCCCTATTGGCCACCCTCGACGCCTATAAAATACCAGAAAACTACATATGAGTGTTCCCTCCCCACCAACCACTGGGTAACTCAGCTACATACCAGAGATAATCGGTAAACCTGCCACTTTGCTACTGACATATCAAATAATCCGTGAGTTCTGCTCGTGAAACcgtaaaacaataataatccaCCAGTCGTGAGTCAAATCGTCGTCTTCAAGGCCCCAAAACCCCGATAACATCCAGAAAACTGGACAAATGTAGACGCGAATTCCCTGGAATTTTTCACCTTCACTTTGGGTAAAAATAAGTGTATATAATTATCGTAAGTATATAAATTCTCGATAAATTCTTCCACTCTATTATTATTTAGTCCCTCCAATGCTATTTTTTTCCTGCTTAGTACATATCTAATTAGTCCTTGAACTCATAACCTTAAAGCGTTTTTGTGGATTCATTAAGCGAAGTATTTACGTGCATTTTCAGGGTCTCAGGACGTACATTCGATTGCACGTAAAGGTCATTCAGCATCATGCCTTTAAATGcaggtaattaaatttttatcttccacttttttttctgttatgaGAGGAAGTTGatgaagaaattgaaattaatgtgCAAGTGGGCAACGATTTTTATCGTTCTTGGACTTTAGGGGAAGTAATTGAGCACAGGATATTAaaccagattttttttgtgatttataACATCATTAATGAGTCCTCGTATTATTTGTTTTGTTCAAGGTGATTCAGATGATTATTACAATTTTAGAATCTTTGATTTCACTCAGGTTTGAACTGTTTCTATGAAATCAAACTAATTCATCTAATTTCTACAATTTTGgtaatttgttttcatttcaattccaAAGCTGCTAATAATTATTGTAGTCCATGAAAAAACTGTTACAAAAGGTCAATTAAACATATTAATAATGATTCAATTCGAAGAGTCAATTCCTCTCGTTGTTCATCTTTTTCGCTTGAAATGCTTTCAACAATCTTGATATCCCTCAGATATATCTTCAGCCCTCCATTTGCTGGAGCACATTTATGATCGAATCAAGGACAGCGATGACCCAAAGCTCCAAATGCACACGAGTGCTGACTTGGAGACATTGATATCCCTTTTGGAGGATCCAGTGCTTCGAAATATAGCTGTAATCCAGGATTCTCTGGGGGATTTGAACACCCAATTGACCCAGCATCCCTCCATTCTTCCTGGTGACTTCGATATCAATCTAAATGGTCAGTTGGAGCTGTCAGTTCCCACAACGGCGACTCAACCGATTGAAGGTAACATTTATCAGGAGTTCTATCAGGATACTAGCGAACAGGATGACCAGAGGGTCCCCGTGGCTCCTCTGGTCCACAGTAGCAGTGAGGATACATCAGCGCAGGTacaaaattctcaacgattGGCCAACAATCTGGGATTCATAAATTCTTACAATataatgtagatttttttcacgatAAAATTGTAGGTCACTAGTCCAAGTCTTGCTTCTGAGGTCATTGGCATTCCACCCATCACTACTCCAACTTATGCCAAGGAATTTCAGAAGGTCATCGATTCTGCTGCTAAGGGCAGACAAATTGTTACTGTTCAGGTGAATAATAcaacgatttttatttgtttatttaatttttacgttTATTTCAAGGCTTACTCCAATGAGATTCTTAAGTTTAGCAACAAACATTTATACCTttcgtttataattttttaagaacggattttgttttttttttacaatttggtacattatattatattttccttATTTATTATTAGGGTAAATAGGCTAATTACTGAGCGATTAAGGAAAATTTAGGCTTCGTGACCGGATATGAAATAAAACAGTCTTAAATTAGGATATGATGACTTACATCAATGAAACGAAGAAAATTACGAGgaaaaaatcgtttgataCAACTGAAAAccgtttttttaaaatcccaATTCGttctggaaatgaaaaatttggagTTTATAGCAGTTGCACCTTCGTCACAAATTcagatatttaaattaatctcCTCCCCTTTACGTCAGAAGATATCAAGTCTAACAATAACTAAACATATTagaaatttcactgaaaatgaatttacgttttttattcCTACAATTGAATATCTCTCAACATTCCAAATATTTATTACCATTTTCGCTTTATTATTTGTCCAGAAATTGACCTATTGACCCAATTTTGTAAGCACATGTCGGGAGCACTGTTTGTAAGCCCATGTTTTACAGCCATGACTCCTCTGCGTTATGCTAAATAAAACATTGCttgcaaaaaatttgaaagataatttttcaaagtgtgtaaataattttttctctgttcCAGTTATATAAACCCGAAGGCACAAGTCTCGGCTTTAGTGTTGTTGGTCTTCGTAGTACTGATAAAGGAGAACTTGGAATTTTCCTCCAGGAAATTCAACCGAATGGAATAGCAGGATGGTAAGAGCTATGTAAATTCACATCCTCCGctacgttaaaaaaatttcatttgtacAGAATTAATTCTTCCTCATTCCCTCTCACCTGAAGAACCTTTCTCAAGCTTTCCTTCCAACCTTTTTGTTGCTTTactcatcaacaatttttagttCAAAATGTTGCGACTTCCTACACTAAAGAAAAACCCTAAAAATATAAGAAATCATCCAAAGCAATAAATGTGAACTCATTTCTCCGGAGAGGGTTAATATTCCCTCCAAAATTAGAAAccccaataattttaatgtttgCTGCGATGAATTCAGTTTTTAATCCCGTTAAAATCTCCTCAATCTAAtacacaaaaataaaaacgtaGTACTATAATCGATAATCCCTGTCGATTCGTGAAGGGAGTGATAAGACTCGGGGTTAAACAActgggtctctctctgtctctcctacgTCACACTGTATCCCACCCGTCAACGCATGCTCACACCCTCGGTCTTGGAGAGCATCCCATCACCACCGCAGTACCTCAATAACACTGCAACAGTTCAGTGCAAGGTTGAAAGAAGATAAAAACCCCCCCAAAATAGATCCCATTTATTTCATGGAGTCGAACAATTCGCTCATCAAAATAGCTCATCCGCACTTATTCTACAGTCGGAAGATACGTAATATTAATGCATCTCCCATACGGCCGTGACGGTGAACAATCGATCCACGAGGGTCATAACGACACTAGTGTAGCGCCTAAACTATGGGTcacattattaaaaaaatattgctcaGTGAAATCTAAAATAACGAATTTCTACGCCTAATTTTTCTATCTCCaactataaattttattatcccCAATTCCCAAACTCGTCGTGTGtcttaacaaaaaattttaactccaattttaataaattattgatagaGATGTTCAGTGGTTGTGAATCGAGAGAAGGTGTGTTCCacattcccttttttttgtgGTTTAATGAAAGGGGGATGGGATATTATTTCAGTGAGaggcttttttttaaattcctctTTGTGGAATTACAGTGACGGTCGACTGGTAGAGGGTGATCAAATACTGGCGATCGATGGACAGCCACTGGACTCGAATATATCGCATGAGCAGGCAATTTCAATCCTCCAAAAGGCCCGGGGAATCGTCGAATTAGTTGTTGCTAGAAGTAATCAAGGTGAGAGCAATCTGGAAAATAGACTGTGCCCTTTTGTTAACCTTTTCAGTGCTTTCGAATGAAAGCTTTGTAATCGTTTGAACATctgttttcgattttttgttgTACTCATCCGGTTTGATggagttgaatttttcgtaaattttattgattgcgAATTACAGAAAGATGTTcatcgaaattaaaaaatagtacCAGAATTCATAACTTGAACTTgcaaattttctattaattaagAGATGATCAATTTCGAGAAAGAAATCGTTTCATTAGCTAAATAATCGTTGAGCTTTTTAactgaattattgattatatttattgataaaactCATTTGCagtttgaatatttcaatcgaCGATTACATTACACGAACAGATTGTTCACCCGCGACAtttcaaattcattaattaatctataaataattgtgaaaaaaacaatcagctgtataaaaaaattaataaatagggTAACTATCGCGAGATCATtcgattaaattgaaaaaaaaaacgcgccGTCGAGTGGCAATCAACACTTtggcaataaaatttaattatagtCCCTCTCTCTCGAAAAAATCAGATCCCGTGCCGCCGCATGCAGCATCAGAAGCATCGACTCCAACCCTCGTTGCCAGCGAGCCGGACCAAAAGGACCACCAGCCCGAGAAAGACTGGTCGACCGCCTCAACCGTACAATCCTCAAAGTCGAATCAATCATCACACCCTCAGGCACCACCTCACGAATCCCTCCCGATTGAGAGGAGTCCGTCAGCTGTCAGTGACACCTCCAAAACTGGCTCTGACATGGTTTTAAACACAGAGTGGGCCCAAGTAGAAGTTATAAACTTGATAAACGATGGCAGTGGACTGGGTTTCGGTATCATCGGAGGAAGAAGTACTGGAGTCGTTGTCAAAACAATTCTTCCAGGGGGTGTCGCTGATCGTGACAACAGACTCCAAAGTGGTGACCACATTCTACAAATCGGTGATGTCAATTTACGGGGAATGGGATCGGAGCAggtgattttttctttttttttttctaaaaatgtgGCGATGAGATAAAACTTTTGATAAAAGAAgaattgagaaatatttgcaatttttttgagtCCCTACGTAAGAGTACATTTGCTCACATTTCGcgtgaatttgaaaattaatttgtttaatgtaaatttattgcatttatctctgaaaaaattccgtaattcTCTCATGACAAATGTTCAAGGCCTGTACGTGAAAACAATACAAATAATGGAATGTAAACAGGTGGCAGCAGTACTTCGTCAATCAGGCACTCACGTTCGTCTCGTTGTGGCAAGACCAGTTGAGCCAACATCCCCTGATTACCAAGCCCTGGGGAGTCATGCCCCCATCGTTCCTACGAAGATCCTGGGCGATCCCGAGGAACTCGACAGACACCTGCTGCACGCAGCTCCAGAGACTTACAATCTCCCACACCTCAGAAAAGAATCTACGACTGACAATGGGGGGTTCAATCAGGATGGAGACATGGAAATGCACAGACCCAGTCTCATAATGGATGTCGTGCGCAATCCCCTGCCAATTGGGGCAATTCCCATAATTCCTGTCGTTCCAGTAATTCCAGACCTCCCGGTACTCTCTATGGATCCTCTTGACGTCAGTTCACTCCCTGAAATGGAGAGATTCACTGTGGAGCTCAAAAAGGATAGTTATGGATTGGGAATCACCATCGCTGGATACGTTTGTGAAAAAGgtgggattatttttcaaatgcgATTTAATCTGATTAAATTATATCACTGAGTCTATTCAGATTTTAGAATATGAGCCAGAACAGTTGTCAATACTAcattcattcaataaaataagaaatttccattgaattgaatatgatgttaatatattaattaaaattaaaaaatataaagttaTGCATAACttaaaattttgtttgaaGATGAAACTAATAATTTACAATAATCGATTAGGGTGTCATTAAATACttaattt belongs to Diachasmimorpha longicaudata isolate KC_UGA_2023 chromosome 10, iyDiaLong2, whole genome shotgun sequence and includes:
- the LOC135166618 gene encoding patj homolog, with the translated sequence MPLNADISSALHLLEHIYDRIKDSDDPKLQMHTSADLETLISLLEDPVLRNIAVIQDSLGDLNTQLTQHPSILPGDFDINLNGQLELSVPTTATQPIEGNIYQEFYQDTSEQDDQRVPVAPLVHSSSEDTSAQVTSPSLASEVIGIPPITTPTYAKEFQKVIDSAAKGRQIVTVQLYKPEGTSLGFSVVGLRSTDKGELGIFLQEIQPNGIAGCDGRLVEGDQILAIDGQPLDSNISHEQAISILQKARGIVELVVARSNQDPVPPHAASEASTPTLVASEPDQKDHQPEKDWSTASTVQSSKSNQSSHPQAPPHESLPIERSPSAVSDTSKTGSDMVLNTEWAQVEVINLINDGSGLGFGIIGGRSTGVVVKTILPGGVADRDNRLQSGDHILQIGDVNLRGMGSEQVAAVLRQSGTHVRLVVARPVEPTSPDYQALGSHAPIVPTKILGDPEELDRHLLHAAPETYNLPHLRKESTTDNGGFNQDGDMEMHRPSLIMDVVRNPLPIGAIPIIPVVPVIPDLPVLSMDPLDVSSLPEMERFTVELKKDSYGLGITIAGYVCEKEELSGIFVKSISKGSAADLSGKIQINDRIVEVDGHSLQGYSNHEAVEVLRSTGQIVMLCLERYLRGPKYEQLQQAIAASELRAPQPSSPSLTSLPSFPISADGDTMTEIEPENESHTTMDSVILQEGGKFDGEPEDMSLVEALLSDPSCELTPQIQAAIKVKWQRIVGPDVEIVVAQLKKFAESSGLGISLEGTVDVENGQEVRPHHYIRSILPEGPVGQNGILRSGDELLEVNGYRLLGINHMEVVTVLKELPIHVRMVCGRSTSSQDALCPIDTAQHQAAFQTRSILGGSLQNLLPTMDRLVKAKSDGSLASTTTTATVTDASLSKMKSRSLEPLTGLAMWSSEPQVIELVKGERGLGFSILDYQDPMNPNETVIVIRSLVPGGVAQMDGQLIPGDRLLFVNNIVLENATLDQAVQALKGAPKGTVRIGVAKPLPIPDSIAQVGSADVSKNDNGSSTLTIINNDKHRREFFRKRKINVTQPLQYVNLIESLENQHNLVKSESF